One stretch of Ursus arctos isolate Adak ecotype North America unplaced genomic scaffold, UrsArc2.0 scaffold_37, whole genome shotgun sequence DNA includes these proteins:
- the RNASE11 gene encoding probable ribonuclease 11, protein METFSLLLLSLGLVLAGASESLMERIKEEFSGGEKQYDMGNSDQGKQTIEVLMNLTLLYKNTSLSMSKDILSSSLLTFRRLHYSFAKGNGPGNDKEYRNDMVVRRKVSEANGSRKLSYNFIHGSMGVIHGAPKASSCKCGQNLGINCSRSPELDTTMCQLAVGKQFPRCQYHSDTSLKKILAVLTGHSLMSWLVSGSKL, encoded by the coding sequence ATGGAGACCTTCTCTCTGCTGCTACTCAGCCTGGGTTTGGTTCTTGCAGGAGCTTCAGAAAGCCTAATGGAGAGAATTAAAGAAGAATTCTCAGGGGGAGAGAAGCAATATGACATGGGAAACAGTGACCAAGGCAAACAGACTATTGAGGTATTAATGAACTTGACTCTGTTATATAAAAACACCAGCCTCAGTATGTCCAAGGATATTCTGTCTTCCTCATTATTGACATTTAGAAGATTACATTATAGCTTCGCCAAAGGAAACGGTCCAGGTAATGACAAAGAGTATCGCAATGACATGGTGGTCCGGAGAAAAGTTTCAGAAGCTAATGGGTCACGCAAGTTAAGCTATAACTTCATCCATGGTTCCATGGGAGTCATTCACGGGGCCCCCAAAGCCTCCAGCTGCAAGTGTGGACAGAATCTCGGCATAAACTGCTCTAGGAGCCCAGAACTGGACACCACTATGTGCCAGCTCGCTGTGGGCAAACAATTCCCCAGGTGCCAATACCACAGTGATACctcattaaagaaaatactgGCAGTGCTGACAGGTCATTCTCTGATGAGCTGGTTGGTTAGTGGCTCTAAGCTGTAA
- the RNASE9 gene encoding inactive ribonuclease-like protein 9 codes for MRAPRAARPLALLLLLLQPLQFEFLRIHLGKSEEETEEFEDYLEELLKLGPARPLTKDAFRRRTIIDPARPLTDPEYCTAEMKMKNVHDKFRCVREHFFLQVVYEELQKLCKNIFVPCKNGVKKCHRSRQLIEGVYCNLTRGARMSDCEYKSSYRQGYVLITCRWQDDIQEIIPAYVNDIMTLDKHVKDGSIFYSELEWPF; via the coding sequence ATGCGGGCTCCGAGGGCGGCGCGGCCCCTGgctctgctgctcctgctgctgcagcCGCTGCAGTTTGAATTTTTGCGTATCCATCTCGGTAAGTCAGAGGAAGAGACGGAAGAGTTCGAAGATTACTTGGAGGAGCTGCTCAAGCTAGGACCTGCCAGACCTCTTACCAAAGATGCTTTCCGACGACGTACGATTATCGATCCCGCAAGACCGCTAACTGATCCAGAGTACTGTACTGCggaaatgaagatgaaaaatGTTCACGACAAGTTCCGTTGTGTCAGAGAACATTTCTTCCTCCAAGTAGTGTATGAGGAGTTGCAAAAGCTCTGTAAAAACATATTCGTGCCTTGTAAGAATGGAGTTAAGAAATGTCACAGGAGCAGGCAACTGATAGAAGGGGTGTATTGTAATTTAACAAGAGGAGCTAGAATGTCTGACTGCGAATACAAATCATCTTATAGGCAGGGCTATGTCCTTATCACTTGTCGATGGCAAGACGACATTCAAGAAATTATTCCTGCTTACGTAAATGATATTATGACTTTAGATAAACATGTCAAAGATGGTAGCATCTTCTACAGTGAACTAGAGTGGCCCTTCTAA